Below is a genomic region from Pirellulales bacterium.
TCTATTCGTATACAGCGCATAGTAAACCTCAATTTTCGCACAACACAAGCGTGTATCCCCCATGTCTACAACCTACAAAGCCCTTGTCGATGCCGCCAATGCCGTGGTGCCGAAGATCTCCGCCCAGGAGGCGATGGACATGGCCGCCAAGGGCGCGCTGATCGTGGACGTGCGCGACAGCGCCGAGCTGGCGCAGACCGGCAAGATCGCCGGCTCTGTGCACATCCCGCGCGGCTCGATCGAGATGCGGGCCGACCTCACCGCTCCCTCCGCCGACGCCAACTTCGCCCATGACCGGCCGGTGATTGTGCATTGTGCCGGCGGCGGACGCGCCGCGCTTGCCGGCAAGGC
It encodes:
- a CDS encoding rhodanese-like domain-containing protein, whose protein sequence is MSTTYKALVDAANAVVPKISAQEAMDMAAKGALIVDVRDSAELAQTGKIAGSVHIPRGSIEMRADLTAPSADANFAHDRPVIVHCAGGGRAALAGKALKEMGYSTVYNLGGFKDWVAAGGKVEK